From the genome of Penaeus chinensis breed Huanghai No. 1 chromosome 13, ASM1920278v2, whole genome shotgun sequence:
tacatatatatatacatatatatatacatatatatatatatatatatatatatatatatatatatgcatatgtgtgaattttttttttaatatatgtaatatatatgtatatgtgtatatatatttttcataatatatgtgatatatatgcatatgtatatatatgtatgtatatatatatgtatacatacatacaaacatacatacatacatacatacatacatacatacatacatacatacatacatacatacatacatacatacatacatacatacatacatacatacatacatacatacatacatacatacatatatatgtgtgtgtatgtgtgtgtgtgtatgtgtgtgtgtgtatgtgtgtgtgtatgtgtgtgtgtatgtgtgtgtgtatgtgtgtgtgtgtatgtgtgtgtgtatatgtgtgtgtgtatatgtgtgtgtgtatatgtgtgtgtatatgtatgtatgtatgtatgtgtgtgtgtgtgtgtgtgtgtgtgtgtgtgtgtgtgtgtgtgtgtgtgtgtgtgtgtgtgtgtgtgtgtgaagaagaaagaaaaattcacacatatgcatatatatatatatatatatatatatatatatatatatatatatatatatatatgtatataaatatatatttataaatattacatacattatatataaatatttagatagacagatggacagaaacTCATAAAAggtttaatattcataatatgtgtatatatatatctataggtatttatatatatgtatgtatatatatagacatacaaatgtatgttatatatattatgaatatacgtatatgtatatgtatatgtatatgtatatgtatatgtatatgtatatgtatatgtatatgtatatgtatatgtatatatatatatatgtaccaacaCATTAATGTAAGAAATCTGATATCAACTAGATGGTTGGAAGGTATTAAATAGAGATATTGTATACTAATTAATTAACCTATGTTATGTCAAGTTTTGCACACAATCAGATGGTATTGTTTAATGCCACCATATTTAGGCTTGTATTGACTGTGCTACTCTTTGCAATTAACCACTGATATAGACAATACGATATAGAGGATGATTCACAATCAAGTAAGCAAGTATTTGGACTTTCTTGTAAAGCTGCTTTCTAGCTCTTTATaaagtctctccttttctctttctctctttctctctctctctctctctctctctctcttctctctttctctctctctctctctctttctctctctctctctttttttcttgctttctttctctctctcgctttctttctctttctctttctctctttctctgtctctctctctctgtctctctctctctgtctctctctctctgtctctctctctctgtctctctctctctgtctctctctctctgtctctctctctctctgtctctctctctctctgtctctctctctctgtctctctctctctgtctgtctctctctctgtctgtctctctgtctctctgtctctctgtctctctgtctctctgtctctctgtctctctgtctctctgtctctctgtctctctgtctctctgtctctctgtctctctgtctctctgtctctctgtctctctgtctctctgtctctctgtctctctctctctctctctcatacaatatatacaaacatatttgagTTACATATTGCACAAACTAATTGTATatgcattgttttgtttttttcaataataaAGGACACCAAAATGAAATTTTCCAGCTCAATCACAGACTTTAATAAACTTCATACAAATAGTAACCTCATTTTCTGAGTAGTTTTGTATGCCCTTTGGAACATGCACAAATAATTTTACATATTCTAAAATtgcaaaatatatgaatacattaaatGCTAGCTTTTTTACCTAGGCAGCTCCAAATGCAAGCTGTTACAGTATTCAAGACAACTCTTTAGTGCATGTTAAAATTTGGATGAACCTTTGTCTTGTTATAATGCATAAACACGAATTTCTGTACCTGAAGAAATTGCCAAAAGGGTTAATTTAAGGATATCAAGGTTAAGCTTCCATTTTGGCAAACTGCACCAGGGTATCAAAATATTAAGAAACGGTAAGAATATCACAGATGTGTGATTTTAATTTATTGTTAATTTATAAATACAGTTTTGaatcttacttttttattttttaatgttttttttttattatttttatttatttttgctgatTCTTATAACATAAGTTAACACCTATTAGGTAACAAAAGACTCTATTACTAAACACCCAGTGACTGTTTCCTGTTCTTGATACACTCAACAATGGTTTCCAGTTTCCAGTATATCCAACCACTTTTGCTCGTCTCGATGCACCCTCTTCCAATATCTAAATTACCAATAATTATCAAATGTTCCATTGACTCCTAGGACATATGCTTATATTTGACCTAGCAActttcaattatcttttttttcagtattttcagtatcagtaacataaaaaaataaaaaatgattcaGTCTGTTATCAAAATTTACAGATAAAAAATGACATTTTCAAATCTATGAAtatggattataataatgacagccaGTACGACTTGCATAATCTGACCATATGAATTAAAAAGAATTCTTATTGTTGTCAAAAATTATTAATTCAATATATGCACAGCAAGGAATGCATGTTTCTACCTAATATCTTGGCATGTAATTGCTATGGAACTAGAAAACTGTAtactgcaaaaagaaaaaaaaaaagcatttcaccttattatttacatttttgacTAAAATATAAACTTTGGTATATTTGGAAGCCAAACTTGATCCTTCTCAATACGGACTTCAGAATCCTGTGCATGCAGTAATGAAAATTGTTGCCCTAATGAAACCCTATTCAATGGCAATTAATTAGACCCACCATATATTATGAAATGAACAGAATTATACAATTAATAAATGCATATTTCACCATTTGCGAATATTTcaggttaaaaaaagaaagaaagaaagaaaaaaaaaaaactttcaaagccTCTATATGACTCAATAAAATTATCAGATGGACTCCTTGGTCATGCCAACAATTTCCTAGAGGAGCCCATAGAcgacagaaataataattgtcCTGCACAACCACTCTGCAGAGTTTAAATTGAAAACACTATCCCATAAAAGAGAAACATTGTGAATGAGATGCATAAACTCTGACATCAATGCATCCAACATTCCCACATTACTCTACAATATACAGCATAAAATGGATTGCACAAGGTAATTGGTCTGATTTCCAAGGCATATCTTGAGTAGTGAAGTCTGTTAGTTCAGTAAGTGATCAACATATTGACTCTGTCTATACTTaaagctttttcttctttttaacctaACTATTCAAACACTCGGGTTTGACCATATCATACTTCCTAATTCAGTCTTTACAATCTCATGAACCATCTCTCACATGTTGAAGAGATCTAAACATTCAGTGAGTATTAAGCCAAGACCTATTTCATATACCTACAATAAAGTCTGTGAACTAACAAGTCTGGGAGAACCAACCAGTGGTATAAAATTTTCCCCAACTTAACCTTTGATATTTTAAATTAACTACTTACTCCTACTCGTAATAAGGAAGATACACTATGGTTTCTACAAAATGGTAATCTTTTGTATAAACTTGTTCTTGTGCTATCTTGAACACAGTATCTGTGTACTCTAAAAATTCTCATGCAAGTTTTTCTTGAACTTCAGATAATATACAAtacaatcataaaatatatatctgagtTTCCTCCATCACTACTTTCAAACACAATAGTTTCTGTCATTGCTAATAAGCAATAATATACAGTTTACTTCACTCTTATGAATGACAGTTTCTTTATCACTACTCAAGAATGATGTGGTCTTCAGCCCAAAAATAGCAAGTCACCGGGACTAGTTGCACATTAATTTGGACATACAATAAACAACACTATTATCCATTTGGAACGATTAAATTATGATTTATACATCACATAGAGTAAAAGGGTTTAAGGTCGTTCTGGTGCTCCTCCAGCCAGCAGAATATGTGTAGCACTCTTCTGTGGATTTAAgaaaatcattattttctaaaaaaggcaaagagagagagagggaaaggaaaagagagatcgagagagaatgtaccaaaataattaaaaaatatatacatattacgatAAGATtggtaaataacaaaaaacacattaACCATATAAGAACCAATAAAAATATACTAACCATAACTTTTTAACTATTGCCCTCAGCTGATGGCTTAGTCGGAGTAGAAGGTGTGATGTCCATTGTCTTGCACACCCAACCAGCTATAtcaacattttctctttctgcacGCTTTATCCATTCATGATTCTGCAAATGATCAGCAAGCGATATATACATGCAACGAAATTAAAtacaacatttataaatatagcaTTATTGCACTCATTACCAAATCAAAATTAACAAAGCTGTCATAAGCAAAATAGAAACACAATACCTGCAAAGTGGTTAGATCTGCTCTCTCATTGGGGCTCTTTTTAAGGCATCGATCAACCAAGTCTACGAATTCTGGAGAAAATACTCCGGGCGGCAGGCGCGGAGGCGGCTCGTTCACAATGTAGTCCAGCAGCTCGAATATTGCCATTGGTCGTGGTTCTCCTGGTAGTCCAGCTAGAGAGTACAGGGTAAAAGAAATCATTTATAgtttgcaacaataataattgaaaggtaGAACCAATAATTAATAAGTAATATGTAACTACACTACACAATTATTAACAAGAGATATGTAACTCCATGCACAATCTAAATGAAATAGACCATTACTGGTATGAAGGTATTTGCAATTTAAAAACACTTCAAAAAATTATTACTgaacctctttatctttctcatcacTCTGTTACTTAATTACCACAACTTTTTATCCTAAGCCTATTTACACAACTACAAACCAAGAAGCCTACAAACATCTCTCCCCATCTACACAGCAAGCACCAGTAAAACCCACCACGAAGTCCCACTTCCTGGTCTCCGTGAAACAAGTTACCGCAACTTACCCGACCTTGGTGACCTTGACGTTGGAGACGGACTCACTCCCTCGACCTTTTGTCCAAAGATTTTCTGTAGAGTGGCAGGGTCTGGTGGTGGGATGGGATACATTCCAATAGCCATTTCTACAAGAGACAACCCTAAACTCCATATATCGCTGGCAACAGAGTAGTGGTCACCATTTAATCGTTCTGGCTGTTGAAAGAAAAGGTTTAACGTGCTTAAAACATTTACATAATGAAGAAAGTATCTTCaatttatattgaaatatattccCTCACACATGAAAAATAACATGTATATTCTCACACAACTTACCGACATATAGCTTCTAGTTCCCACAAAGGTGTTGGCCATACTATCAATAAGTTGTCCTGACACACCGAAGTCACAAATCTTAATCTCCCCACGAGAATTGACCAAAATATTGGAGGGTTTTACGTCTCTATGGATTATCTGGTGTTTTTCTCGAAGATATGCTAAACCCTTAAGGACCTGGTAATAGAGAAGTATATATGATTTCTGTACAGCACTACCAAAATATCTtccaaataaattatttttacttatGTGGTCTACAGACCATTACAAAAACTCTTTGGATGCATCAACAGTCACAAATCTTAACTTACCGTGGAACATATTTTCCCTAAGATTGGCTCTGGGATGCGTATAGCTTTCTTCAAGCAAAGATCAAGTGACCCACCATCCATATACTCCATACAAATTGAAATTTCACCTTCACTGAAAGTGCAAATATATTTTAGTAAATAAATTCATATGTCAAATACAAttacatcaaaattattattgtaacattGTCTACACACTGCACTTTCCTAATACTTTTACTAATGATCATTTTAAGTTCAGTAACAATGGATAAGCATTTCTATGGATAAGCATTATGCATAGGTGGATTAGCATCACTTACAAAACagactaaagtttttttttctattcttctgtgTATTTAACTACAAAGTTTTAggatcttttttctttgttgctaAAATTATAGAAAATGTACACTCAAACATGTAAGTTAAATTAAGCTaaagaaaaaacaagggaaaggaCATTGCACTTTGAAATGCTCTTTATGTTTTACCTCTAATGTTGGAAACAGGCTAGCTTGGTAGTCCATTTTTAAATGCAAGCAACATATGAGGCTGTGTGCCTGCAGTAGGTTCATGGACCATTTTTAGTGCAACTGCAACTTACAAAATTAATATTCTAAATTCAATTTGCAATAGGTGAATAGGCTTCATTACTTAATTCTCATTATTCCTTAATTTTTGTCAGCTTA
Proteins encoded in this window:
- the LOC125031453 gene encoding dual specificity mitogen-activated protein kinase kinase 1-like, with product MLNKNKFNLKLPPGSIEQNNDNDNHTGTDTPQRKASTGATGSFGNMSLESLLKCIQELDMDDTQRRRMEIFLVQKQQIGELNADDFEKLGELGAGNGGVVNKEKHKPTGLSMARKLIHLEVKPAVRNQIIRELKVLHECNSPFIVGFYGAFYSEGEISICMEYMDGGSLDLCLKKAIRIPEPILGKICSTVLKGLAYLREKHQIIHRDVKPSNILVNSRGEIKICDFGVSGQLIDSMANTFVGTRSYMSPERLNGDHYSVASDIWSLGLSLVEMAIGMYPIPPPDPATLQKIFGQKVEGVSPSPTSRSPRSAGLPGEPRPMAIFELLDYIVNEPPPRLPPGVFSPEFVDLVDRCLKKSPNERADLTTLQNHEWIKRAERENVDIAGWVCKTMDITPSTPTKPSAEGNS